The proteins below are encoded in one region of Gopherus flavomarginatus isolate rGopFla2 chromosome 12, rGopFla2.mat.asm, whole genome shotgun sequence:
- the LOC127033302 gene encoding zinc finger protein RFP-like gives MATEDPVEHLQDEVACPVCLEFFKDPVIIECGHNFCRACITQCWERSATAASCPQCRETVQQSNLRPNRQLANIVEIAKRLSFRAAEGAGGERVSGEHQEVLKLFCEEDQTPICVVCDRSPAHCAHRVVPVEKAAQEYKEKIQAHWKTLQEEREKLLGFKLTGEGKNWEYLKQIQEERQKIVSEFQQLRQFLEEQERLLLVQLEKLDKEIVKIWNENNTILSEEISRLSELISELEGKYQKPASEFLQDVRCTLRRCKKGKFQQPVDISPELKVRLNHFSQKTVALMEILRKFKDTLPSALETTKAGFLGAHTQANVTLDPDTAHLNLVLSEDLRSVKWEEIQQELPDNPERFDTEPSVLGWEGFTSGRHCWEMEVGDRGGWVVGVAKESVRRRGEIRPGEGIWAVGYVLDQFWALTSPATHLPLSWVPSRIRVCLDCDQGQVTFIDAGDGAPIFTFPPGSVPGERIRPWFWVLGVGSRLRLCP, from the exons ATGGCCACAGAGGACCCTGTGGAACATCTCCAGGATGAAGTTGCTTGTCCCGTCTGTCTGGAGTTTTTTAAGGACCCAGTGATCATAGAGTGTGGGCACAATTTCTGCCGAGCCTGCATCACCCAGTGCTGGGAGCGATCGGCTACAGCCGCCTCCTGCCCTCAGTGCAGAGAAACTGTGCAGCAGAGCAACCTCAGGCCGAACAGGCAGCTGGCAAATATTGTAGAAATAGCCAAACGGCTGAGTTTCCGGGCAgcagagggagcaggaggagagagGGTGTCTGGGGAACACCAGGAGGTTCTGAAACTGTTCTGCGAAGAGGATCAAACCCCCATCTGTGTGGTGTGCGACAGATCCCCGGCTCACTGCGCTCACAGAGTGGTTCCTGTAGAGAAGGCTGCCCAGGAGTATAAG GAAAAAATCCAGGCCCATTGGAAGACtttgcaggaagagagagaaaagctgcTGGGATTTAAACTGACTGGAGAGGGGAAAAACTGGGAGTATCTG AAACAGATACAAGAGGAGAGGCAGAAAATTGTTTCTGAATTTCAGCAACTGAGGCAGTTCCTGGAGGAACAGGAGCGACTCCTGCTGGTCCAGCTGGAAAAGCTGGACAAGGAGATAGTGAAGATATGGAATGAAAATAACACCATACTCTCAGAGGAGATTTCCCGTCTCAGTGAGCTGATCAGTGAGCTGGAGGGGAAGTATCAGAAGCCAGCGAGTGAATTCCTGCAA GATGTGAGATGCACCCTGAGGAG GTGTAAGAAGGGGAAGTTCCAGCAGCCAGTGGACATTTCTCCTGAACTGAAAGTGAGACTCAACCATTTCTCCCAGAAAACTGTTGCCCTAATGGAGATTCTGAGGAAATTCAAAG ACACTCTGCCGTCTGCACTAGAGACAACAAAAGCGGGATTCCTAGGAGCGCACACACAAG CGAATGTGACTCTGGATCCAGACACGGCTCATCTCAATCTTGTCTTGTCTGAGGATTTGAGAAGTGTAAAGTGGGAAGAAATACAGCAGGAGCTGCCTGACAACCCTGAGAGATTTGATACTGAGCCCTCCGTGCTGGGCTGGGAGGGATTCACCTCGGGGAGACATTGCTGGGAGATGGAGGTGGGAGATAGGGGAGGTTGGGTTGTGGGGGTGGCCAAAGAGTctgtgaggaggaggggagagatcCGCCCCGGAGAGGGGATCTGGGCTGTGGGGTATGTATTGGATCAGTTCTGGGCTCTTACCTCCCCTGCGACACATCTGCCCCTGAGTTGGGTCCCCAGCAGGATCCGGGTTTGTCTGGACTGTGACCAGGGGCAGGTGACATTTATCgatgctggtgatggggccccgatcTTCACTTTCCCGCCGGGCTCTGTCCCTGGGGAGAGAATCCGACCCTGGTTCTGGGTGCTGGGGGTTGGGTCCCGGCTCAGACTGTGTCCCTGA